A genomic stretch from Deltaproteobacteria bacterium includes:
- a CDS encoding thioredoxin family protein: protein MKHIEILGPGCPRCKQLAENAEKAVAELGLNARVEKVSDMKRILARGVISTPGIAVDGVLKGSGKVYTVEDIKAMLTAES, encoded by the coding sequence ATGAAACACATCGAGATCCTTGGACCAGGCTGCCCCCGGTGCAAACAGCTTGCGGAGAATGCAGAGAAGGCAGTGGCTGAACTGGGGCTGAATGCCCGTGTGGAGAAGGTTTCGGACATGAAGAGGATCCTTGCCAGAGGGGTCATTTCCACCCCTGGCATCGCGGTGGACGGGGTCCTCAAGGGCTCTGGCAAGGTCTATACCGTTGAAGACATCAAGGCGATGCTGACGGCTGAGTCCTGA